One genomic window of uncultured delta proteobacterium includes the following:
- a CDS encoding exported hypothetical protein (Evidence 5 : No homology to any previously reported sequences), with protein sequence MSKRKIGIIIGAVCLLAIGGGFIAKMQFESKVRGGIEDFLASLPPSVSAKAEKIDVSFFEKSVTLTNLKGVYNLPLRQEGKETTIPMAFSSERITATGVNMDGFKEGAGVAKLIDSLTCVNTTVDSSVAKSSIESYVVENISGDFTQLHTAIEKALPALMAAGAATDFPASSEDAQRLMGAAAGILKAYETLHIGKSSIKNYTYVVDVNGEKLDMVIEAADAADYSIRKMGPFSMRNVKAAYNGAPILDMESLTSDEILLPSFTGLFEMLAKDPFPMPHMVQEAFKGQTFSIKNMRVKNMNVRHPMLKDRVLFSLADTNFNYMAETAHTMDFSFNNLNIDRSLLAAQSQLPEQVFASLPETITLEGSVQQVTTPKEKNTFDIDCKKIFLKGTGMGEATLSFAVNDLNLMALAMGMPNRSALKKYDIALTDQGASEVFFAIEGFYDDNTAEQARAKELESLRAQIEVEQSQAGKDILNGLVNFLEKSGGTLQIVVQPESPSTLEQLMQAYMMNPAALGLTVTFTPGK encoded by the coding sequence ATGAGTAAACGGAAAATCGGTATAATCATCGGTGCGGTATGCCTGCTCGCCATTGGCGGGGGCTTTATCGCCAAAATGCAATTTGAATCAAAGGTCCGCGGCGGCATTGAGGATTTCCTGGCAAGCCTGCCGCCCTCCGTGAGCGCCAAAGCGGAAAAAATCGACGTTTCTTTCTTTGAAAAGTCGGTAACCCTCACCAACCTTAAAGGGGTCTACAACCTTCCCCTCCGCCAGGAGGGGAAAGAGACGACCATCCCCATGGCCTTCAGCTCCGAACGCATTACCGCCACCGGCGTGAACATGGACGGGTTCAAGGAAGGCGCAGGGGTCGCGAAGCTCATCGATTCGCTGACCTGCGTGAATACCACCGTGGACAGCTCCGTGGCAAAGTCCAGCATTGAAAGTTACGTCGTCGAAAATATTTCCGGCGACTTCACCCAGCTTCACACGGCGATAGAAAAGGCGCTCCCCGCCCTGATGGCTGCCGGCGCCGCAACGGACTTTCCCGCGAGCAGCGAGGACGCCCAGCGCCTCATGGGAGCCGCGGCCGGTATCCTGAAGGCCTATGAAACCCTTCATATCGGCAAATCCTCCATCAAAAACTACACGTATGTCGTGGATGTTAACGGAGAAAAACTGGATATGGTCATAGAGGCGGCCGACGCCGCGGATTACTCCATCCGCAAAATGGGCCCGTTTTCGATGCGTAACGTAAAGGCCGCCTACAACGGCGCGCCCATCCTGGACATGGAATCCCTGACCTCGGACGAAATCCTTCTCCCCAGCTTCACGGGCCTCTTCGAGATGCTGGCGAAAGACCCCTTCCCCATGCCCCATATGGTTCAGGAGGCGTTCAAGGGCCAGACCTTCTCCATAAAAAACATGCGCGTTAAAAACATGAACGTGCGCCACCCCATGCTGAAAGACCGCGTCCTCTTTTCCCTTGCGGACACGAACTTCAACTATATGGCGGAAACGGCCCACACGATGGACTTTTCCTTCAACAACCTAAATATCGACAGATCGCTCCTGGCGGCGCAGTCGCAGCTGCCCGAGCAGGTATTCGCCTCCCTGCCGGAAACCATCACCCTTGAAGGTTCCGTCCAGCAGGTCACGACGCCCAAGGAAAAGAACACCTTCGACATCGACTGCAAAAAAATCTTTCTCAAGGGAACGGGCATGGGCGAAGCCACCCTTTCTTTCGCGGTGAACGATCTCAACCTCATGGCCCTGGCCATGGGAATGCCCAACCGCAGCGCGCTGAAAAAGTACGATATCGCGCTGACCGACCAGGGAGCTTCCGAAGTTTTCTTCGCGATCGAGGGTTTCTATGACGACAACACGGCGGAACAGGCCCGCGCCAAAGAACTGGAGTCCCTGCGCGCCCAGATCGAGGTTGAGCAAAGCCAGGCAGGCAAAGACATCCTGAACGGCCTCGTCAACTTCCTGGAAAAATCCGGCGGAACGCTGCAGATCGTCGTGCAGCCGGAAAGCCCGTCTACCCTCGAGCAACTGATGCAGGCGTATATGATGAACCCCGCCGCGCTGGGCTTGACCGTGACCTTTACCCCCGGCAAGTAA